The nucleotide sequence ATCGGGATCGGGCGCGGGCGGGTTCAGCACAGGCTCGACCTGCGCCAGCGCGTCGGCGAGCGAGAAGGCCGCCCCGCTCTGGAGCCGGCCGCCGGCCGCGTCCCGGTGGCCGCCGCCGCGGAACTTGCGCGCGCCGTCGAGCGCCGTCTCGTTGTTCGAGCGGAAGGAGAGCGTGCCGACCCGCTGCACGTTGACGACGCGGCGGGCCCGGCCGGCCTCCATGATCAGGTCGGAGATGCGCTGGAAGGCGCCCGAATCGAGCCCGAAGGAGAGCAGCGTGCCGTCCGAGAGCGGCCGGAACAGCTCCTCCGAGCGGGCGAGCGCGCGGGCGACGCGCATGCGGGTGGTGAGGGCCGCGTCGTCGTCGGGATCGCCCGCCATCAGGTCGTCGACGAGGCGGAGGCGCACGGCACCCAGCCGGGCCTCGATCTCGGCCGGGCTGAGACCCTCGCGCAGCAGCGCGGCGAGCGCCAGGAGCAGGCCGCTCAGGAAGCGGTCGTGCCAGGGATGGCCCACCGGGATCAGGGTCGAGACGTTGTCCCAGAAGGCCTCGTCGAGGGCGAGGCCGCCCAGAAACTCCGGTCGGTCCTTGCGCCAGAGATCGAGGGCGTCGACCGCCGCGACGAGGCTCGCGAGGTCGGCGTCGCCCTCGCCGGCCTCCGGCGCGTAGAGCGCGCGCTGCTCGTAGGCCATCCGGGTGGCGCAGCGCTCCGTGTCGATCAGCACGACGGTGTCCGGGTCGCCGGCATCGAAGCGCTTCAGGGCGGGCCGCTCGGGATCGTCCTGCGGCTCCAGCTTCTGGGCGCGCAGCTGGTCGATCGAGGAGGCGTGGTGGTCGAGCACCACGAGGCGATGGCGCCGCTCGGCCTCGCGCTTCAGGTTCATCTGCGCGAAGCGGCGGATGAAGGTGACGGCGACCTCCTCCAGGCCCAGATCGGTGAGGATCAGCAGCTCGGGCGCCTTCGTGCGCTCCAGCCGCTTCAGCTCGGTCTCGACCACCGGCCCAACATCCGAGTAGCGCGGGATGTGCACCACCCGCCGCACGTCGCGGAACCGGCCGACGACCGTCGAGGCGCCGTAGCCGTCGAGGTCGTGATGCGTGAGTTGGGTGGCGTTCAAACCGTGTCTCCTCGCGGGCGGCTCAGGCCAGCGTGCGCGGGCCCGACGGCGTCTCGATCTCCGCCGTGTAGCGGAATACGGGACCTTCGCGAATCTCCGGCGAGTCGATGAGGCCGATCTCCCGGTAGAGGGCGGCAGCCGCCTCCGGGTCGGGATGGTCGAGCCGGAAGGCGAGGAGCCGCGCGCCGAGATTCGGCATGGCGCGGGCCGGATTGCCCTCCGGACCCCACGCCATCAGGCAGGGCGCGAGGCCGTCGAGCGGCAGCGCGCCGTCGTCGCGCACGCCGAAACGCCAAGCGAGCGCGCCGCGCGTCATGCGGGCCGGGCGGCCGAACAGGCCGGGCCGCTGAGCCACCGCGCCGTCGAGGTCGTCCGTGCGCGCCACGAAGGCCCGCAGGCGCCGTCCGGCCTCCCAATCGGCCCGCACCCCGCCCGCATCGTCGAGGCCGAACCAGCGCGGGCGGCCGGGATGGGGCGCCTTGGGATCGACCGCGATCACTTCGAGGAAGAGCGCCTCGCCGAGGCGCAGCAGGTGGTTGCGCGTGCCCATCTCGCGGTGGCGCCCGCCCTCGGGAATGTCGAGCTCGAGGCTCTCGCGGACATGGGCGATTCCTTCCGCGAGGGTGGGGGCGACGACAGCGAGGTGGTCGAGGGTGAGCATGCGGGTCCTTCGCGGTTACAGCCCCTTGCGCAGCTGATCGTGCACGAAGGCCAGGAAAGCGAGAAACTCCTTCGCTTCGAAGAAGATCACGTCGGATCCGGTCAGGCCCCAGAGCTTGCGCAGCTCGTCCGGCGACAGGTCGCTCTGCAGGACCTGTCCGATGAAATCGCGCAGGCGTCGGCGTTCCTCACCTTTGAAGTTCCGCAGGGCAGAGTGGGCGGCGTCCCTCAGGCCGTCGTGTTCAAGGTCGGTGTCCTGATGGAACCGCATGCCGAAAGACCGGAATTCCGGGGTCGGCGGCAGGCGGCCGAGCCGCTTCTTCGTCCGGTTCCGCTTCTTCGTCCTCTGGCCCACAGCGATCAGCCCGATCCGCGCCTGCGCCACCGATCCTAGGCGAGGACTTTCCGCCGGCCCAAGCCGCGATGCCGACCTTGGAACGCGAAACGCCGGAGCCCCTTCCAGGGCCCCGGCGCCGCGTTCCGTCCTGACAGGCCGGGCGTCGCCGCCCGGCCCGTCCGCTCAGAGCGAGTAGTACTGCACGAACTCGATCGGGTGGGGGGTCATCTCGTAGCGCAGCACCTCGGTCATCTTCAGCTCGATGAACGAGTCGATCTGGTCGTCCGAGAACACGCCGCCGGCCTTGAGGAAGTCCCGGTCCTTGTCGAGGCTCTGGAGGGCCTCACGGAGCGAGCCGCACACGGTCGGGATCTGCTTCAGCTCGCGCGGGGGCAGGTCGTACAGATCCTTGTCCATCGCCGGACCCGGATCGATCTTGTTGAGGATGCCGTCGAGGCCGGCCATCAGCAGCGCCGAGAAGGCGAGGTAGGGGTTCGCCATCGGGTCGGGGAAGCGGACCTCGACGCGCTTGGCCTTCGGGTTCGTCGTCCACGGGATGCGGCAGGAGGCCGAGCGGTTGCGGGCCGAGTAGGCCAGCAGCACCGGGGCCTCGTAGCCCGGGACAAGGCGCTTGTAGGAGTTGGTCGAGGGGTTGGTGAAGGCGTTCAAGGCCTTGGCGTGCTTGATGATGCCGCCGATGTACCAGAGGCATTCCTGGGAGAGATCGGCGTACTTGTCGCCCGCGAAGAGCGGCTTGCCGTTCTTCCAGATCGACTGGTGCACGTGCATGCCGGAGCCGTTGTCGCCGTAGACGGGCTTGGGCATGAAGGTCGCGGTCTTGCCGTAGCTCTGCGCCACGTTGTGGATGCAGTACTTGTAGATCTGCATGTGGTCGGCGAGCAGCGTCAGCGTGTCGAACTTCATGCCGAGTTCGTGCTGGGCGCTCGCCACCTCGTGGTGGTGCTTCTCGACCTTCACGCCCATCGACTGCATGGCGGCCAGCATCTCGCCGCGCATGTCCTGGGCCGAATCCTGAGGCGGTACCGGGAAGTAGCCGCCCTTGGTCTGCACCCGGTGGCCGAGGTTGCCGCCCTCGTAGTCGGTGAAGCCGTTGGTCGGAAGCTCGGTCGAGTCGAGCTGGAAGCCGGTATGGTAGGGGTCGGCGCCGAACTTCACGTCGTCGAAGACGAAGAACTCGGCCTCGGGGCCGACATAGATCGTGTCGCCGATGCCGGTGGAGCGCAGATACGCCTCGGCGAGCTTGGCGGTCGAGCGCGGGTCGCGGGAATAGGGCTGGCCGCTGGACGGCTCCAGCACGTCGCAGACGATCGACATGGTGGAGGCGGAGAAGAACGGGTCCATGCAGGCGGTCGCCGGATCCGGCATCAGCAGCATGTCGGATTCGTTGATCGCCTTCCAGCCGGCGATCGACGAGCCGTCGAACATGGTGCCGTCCTGGAAGATCTCGTCGTCGACGAGCGAGACGTCGAAGGTGACGTGCTGCCACTTGCCCCGCGGATCCGTGAACCGGAAGTCCACGTACTTGACGTCGTTGTCCTTGATCTCCCTCAGGACATCCGCTGCGGTCTTTGCCATCCCTGGGAATCTCCTTCAGTCCGGGCTTGCGCCGAATTTGCCCCGCGCGGTCGCGAGGAGGCGGCGCGTGAGCGCGCCGGGCGGCCTTACAGGCGGGGATGGCGCAAGGCTAGAGGGATTCGGGGAGAGGCGAAACCCGTTGCCGGCTTTAAGTCCTTGTCGAAACAGGAGTCTCACGTCCCGTTCTCGCTGCGTTGCGGGATGACGAAGGGCGGTCCCTGTCCGCACCCGACCACCGGACGCGCTCCACGGGCGCCGATCGGACCCGTCCGCATCCGGATGCCGGGAGCACCGGCCGGCCTCTCGGACATTGTCCGGACGGAGCGCGGGCCTTCCTCTCCCACGGGATCGTGGCGGCCGGAGGCAGCGCGGTGAGCCTGCGTCACCGTGTCCGTCGCACCCTCCGGAAAGGCGCCGGATCGAGGGCGGTTGCTTCAGGGACGGCCGATTCGATTGCGCGAGGGTGAAACGAGCACCCTTGACCGCCGCCCGGGGCGGTGCCATGTGTCGCCGCGCTAAAGCGTTGAAATCGCTCTAGTTTTCAAGAGTTCTAATCTGTCGCGCTATGCAGGGGCCCGCCGGAGGGCTCCGGATCGAAGGACGGCCGAACGGCTTCCGGCCGGCCGAGAACCAAGCCAGGGTTCGCGGATCGCATGATCGTCTGTTCCTGCAACGTCCTGTCCGACGGCGCCGTGCGCGGCTGCCTCGACCCGGGTCCGGCCTGCCCGCGCACGCCGGCCCAGGTCTATGCCTGCCTCGGCTGCAGCCCGAAATGCGGGCGCTGCGCCCGCACCATCCGGTCGATCCTGCGCACCGCGCTCGCGGAGGCGGCCGAAGCGGACGCCCATGCCTGCTCGGCGTCTTGCGCGAGCGCGTGCAGTCTGAAACAGTTCCAAACAGCGGACGAGGAGCTGGCCGCCTGACAGGTGCCCGACGGTTCTCGAACCGGGCGCCCATCTCCTCGCGTTCCGACAACGGAGAGAGACTGGGGCATGAAGGGCGACACCAAGGTCATCGAGTACCTCAACCGAGGCCTGCGCAGCGAGCTGACGGCGGTCAACCAGTACTGGCTCCACTTCCGCCTGCTGAACGACTGGGGCTACGTCGACCTCGCCAAGTTCTGGCGCAAGGAATCGATCGAGGAGATGAACCACGCCGACCGGTTCATCGACCGGATCCTCTTCCTCGACGGCTTCCCGAACCTGCAGGAACTCGACCCGCTGCGGATCGGCCAGACCGTGCAGGAGATCATCGAGTGCGACCTCGCGGCCGAGAACGAGGCCCGGGCGCTCTACCTCGAGGCGGCCAAGTACTGCGACTCGATCAACGACCGCGTCTCGAAGCGCCTGTTCGAGGACCTGGCCGAGGACGAGGAGGGCCATATCGACTTCCTGGAGACGCAGCTGGAGCTGATCAACCAGATCGGCCTGCCGCTCTACGCCCAGCGCCACATCGGCGGGCTGGAGCAGATCGCGCCCGAGACCGAGTGAAGCGTCGGCCGTCCCGGGACTTCGGGCCCGGGACGGCTCTCATCCGAGGGGCTCTGCAAGCGCGCGTGTCGCGCATCCGGCGAACGCCCTCGCGACTCTCCCTCCCCCCTCTGCGGGGGAGGGTGGGCCGGCCGTCAGGCCGGGTCGGGTGAGGGGATCCCAGCGTCAGGATCGGGCCGTGCCCTGCATGACGGCTGCACCTCTTCCGTTCGCGTGGTTCCCCTCTCTGCGGGACTACGTCCCGACCGTCACCCTTCGGGTGCCACCCTCCCCCGCAGAGGAGGGGGGAAAGTCGCGGACGTCAAAACCGCATCACGCCTCCCCGCACTCCCCCGCCTCCCGCGCGAGAAGCGCCCGCTTGCGCTCCACGCCCCAGCGGTACCCGGAGAGCGCGCCGTCCGAGCGCACCACCCGGTGGCAGGGGATCGCCACTGCGAGCGCGTTCGCGCCGCAGGCCATCGCCACCGCCCGGACCGCCGCCGGCATGCCGATCACCCGGGCGATCTCGGCGTAGCTCGCGGTCGCGCCCACCGGGATCCGGCGCAGCGCCTCCCAGACCCGCTGCTGGAAGGCGGTCCCGCCGATGTCGAGAGGCAGGTCGAGGCTCCGCCCCGGCGCCTCGACGAGGCCGATCACCCGCGCCATCCAGGCCTCGAAGGTCGCATCGCCCCCGACGAGCTCCGCCGCGGCGAAGCGGTCCTGCAGGTCGCGCACCAGCGCGTCGGGGTCGTCGCCGAGCAGGATCGCGCAGACGCCCCGCTCGCTCGCCGCCACCAGGATGGCGCCGAGCGTGCAGGCCCCGACGCCGAAGCGGATGCGGGCGCCCGCCCCGCCCCGGCGATAGGCGGTCGGGCTCATGCCGAGCCGCGCGGGCGCCTCCGCGTAGAAGCGGCTCGGGGCGTTGTAGCCGGCCTCGTAGAGCGCCGCCGTCACAGTGCCGGCCTCCTGCAGGGTGGCGGCGACGCGCTCGGCCCGGCGCGCCCGCGCGTAGGCCCGCGGCGTCACGCCGGTGACCGCGCGGAAGACCCGGTGGAAGTGGAAGGGGCTGAGGCCCGCCTCCGTCGCCAGGGCGGCGAGCGCCGGCTCGGTCTCGGCGGTCTCGATCCGGCGGCAGGCCCGCGCGACCATCGCGCGCCGCCGCGCCTCCGGCCCCGCCGCGTCCGGCCGGCAGCGCCGGCAGGCGCGAAAGCCCGCGGCCTCGGCCTCCGGCGGTCCGGCATAGAAGCGGACGTTCTCGCGCTTGGCCGCCCGGGACGGGCAGCTCGGGCGACAATAGACGCCGGTGGTACGCACCGCGAAGACGAAGCGGCCGTCCGCCGCGGCGTCGCGGGCCGCGAGCGCCGCCCACATCCCCGCCTCGTCGAGGGGGACGGGGGTTTCAGAGGGCGTGGGCAGGATCGAAGCAACAGGCATCGCGCCAGTTCCGGTCTGGAGGCCCCGCGGGGCCGATCGTCCCATCCTGCGGGTCGCGTTAGGCCTCGGCATCCCGCGCCTTGCGGCCGAATCCTACCAGACCAGGCGCTCGATCACCGCGTCCGGCCGCACCGTCTGGGCGGCGAGCCAGTCTGCGATCTCGCCGAGGCGATGGTGCTCGGCCGTGACCCCGAGTTCCTCCGCGTGGATGCCCCGGGCAACGAGGAGGCTCGCGATGCCGAAGCCGCGCGCGCCCGCGACATCCGTGCGGATCGCGTCGCCCACCGCGATCACCCGGGCGGGATCGGGCGGCTCCTGCCCGTCGAGTTCGCCGGCCCGCGCCAGCGCCGCCTCGTAGACCGGCCGGTGCGGCTTGCCCGCGTAGACGACCGTGCCGCCGAGATCCGCGTAGGCCGCGGCCAGCAGCCCCGCGCAGGGGATCAGCCGCCCGTCCGCCTCGACCACGAGATCGGGGTTGGCGCAGATCATCGGGACGTCCCGGGCGCGGAGCGCCGCGAGGGTGTCGCGGTAATCGTCGGCCGTCTCGGTGCGGTCGTCGAACAGGCCGGTGCAGAGCACGAGGTCGGCGGCCTCGGCGGAGACGAGGTCCACGTCGAGACCGCGGAAGATGCCCGCATCCCGCTCGGGACCGAGATGGTAGAGGCGGGTGCCGGGCCGGTCGGCGATCAGCGCCCGGGTGAGGTCGCCCGAGGTGACGATCGCGTCGTAGGCCTCGCGCGGCACGCCGAACCCGTCGAGGATGCGCCCGACGCCCTCGCCGGGCCGCGGCGCGTTCGAGACCAGCACCACCCGGCGCGGGCGCTCGGAGCCGGGCAGGTGGCGGAAGCGGATCAGCGCCTCGCCCGCGCCCGTATGCGCCCGGCGGCCGTCGTGCAGCACGCCCCAGACGTCGCAGAGGATCAGGTCGTAGGAATCCGCGATCTCCCGGAAACCGGAGAGCGTCGGGATAGAAGCGTGCTCGGTCATGCCTGGTCCTGCGGCGGTCGCGGCGTCCGGTTAGGCGGACGGGGCACGGAAGGCAACGCCCGGGGACCTCAGCTCGCCCGGCGCAGGAAGGAGCGGAAGGGCCGCCGCTGCGGCGGCTCGGGCGGCTCCGGCGGTCCGGCCTCGGCCGGGGGGGCGGCGAGCACGTCGGCCCGCACTGGGCGGGGCGCTGCGAAGACCGAGCCCTGGGCCAGCGCCACGTCGAGGTCGATCAGGTCGGGCACGTCGCCCTCCGCCTCGACCGACTGCGCCACGAGGCGGATCCCGGCCCTGGCGAGCGCCGTCACCAGATCCTCGACGGCGATGTCGGCGAGGTCCGGCCGCTCCGGCCGCAGCAGCATCCCGGCCGGGATCTTGACCTGCCCGACGCCGGCGCGCGCGAGGGCTGCCCCGTCGAAGCGCAGGTCCTGCGGCCGGTCGAGGACGAAGCCGACCTTGCCGCGCAAGGCGCCGAGCGCGCCCGCCTGCTCGGCGTCGAGGCTGCGCCAGCTCGCCTGCGGCAGGGCGAGCACGAGGCGGCCGGCGAGCCCGGCATCGTCGGCGACGAGCCGGGCGAGCCAGCGCAGGAAGCCGGGCTCGTAGAGCGAGAGCGGCGAGAGGCCGTAGGTCACGCTCGCCTCGCTGCCGCGACTGCCGAGATGGCGCGCGACGGTGGCGGCGCGCTGGAGCATGCGGCGATCGAGTTCGGTCGTGCGCCCGTGCCGCTCCAGGACCGGCAGGAAATCCTCGGGCGCGAGGAGGTCGGTGCCCGCGCGCAACCGCGCCAGCGCCTCGTAGGCGACGACCTTGCGCTGCGGCAGGGTGACGACGGGCTGGAGATGCACCTCCAGCCCGTCCTCCTCGAAGGCGGCGATCAGCGCGGCCTCGGGCAGCGGCTCGGGACGCGGCAGGACCGTGCGGGGCGGAAGAGGCCTGGCCGGCGCGGGCGCAGGGGCTGGCAGGGGCGCAGGCACGGGGGCCGGCTCGGGTGCGGGACGCCGCGTCGCGGGCTCCGCGGGCACGGGCCGGACCGGGGGTGGGACGATCGGCTGCGGGACGGCGGGCGCCGGGCGCGGCGCGGCGGGTACGGCCGGCGGACGGGCAGCCGCGGCCTTCAGGCGGGCGACCTCCGCGTCCTGGACGCCGACGACTGCAGTGAGGTCGCGCACGATGCCGCTGAGCAGGCCGATCTCGACGCCGAGTTCCGAGATCTCGGCGGCCAGCCCCGCCTGCTCCGGCTCGGGCCGCGCGGCGGCGAGCGCCTCGGCGCGCAGCAGGCGCTTGGAGAGCCCGTCGACCTCGCGGGAGAGCACGTCGCAGCGCGCCCGCAGGGCGGTGGCGCGGGCGTGGGCGGCGAGCGCTCCGACTGCACCGACGAGGGCGACGGCCAGCGCCCCGGCTCCCGGCCAGAACACCGTGAGGGGCCCGAGGACGACGGCGGCCACCACCCCGAAGGCCAACAGGCTCGCATGCCGGCCGAGGAACCGGAGCATCGCTTGGGTGACACCTGCACGAGATACGCGGTGCGAGGACCGGTCGAGTTCGGCCGGTCCGGAACGCGCTCACGTTGTCGCCGAGGGCCGCCGGGCCGGCAAGGTGGCGGGCGCTAACCCCACCGGTTTTTGCCGCGGTGTGACATCGCGGGAGTAGCGCCCCCGCCCGGCAGGTCGCCGCTGGTCCGGAACCCCCGCGCGAGCGCCCTGATTGGCGGGGCGAGATCCCTCGCACAGCGGACACATTCCTGATGACGGACGACGGCGCGCTCTCCCGGCGCAACCTCTTGGCGGCGGGCGCCGCGATAACGGGCGCGCTCACGGGCGCCGTCGGCCTGGCCGGCCGCGCGAGCGCCGCACCGCCCGCTCCCTCCGTGCCGGCAGATACGGGCGCGGTGCAGGGAAACCGGGTGATGTTCCCGAACTGGCGCGGCGAGGGCGACAAGCCGCCGGCTCCGACCCCGGCCCCCCAGCCGGTCGCCAGGCGCACCGGCTACTGCGTCGTCGGGCTCGGGCGGCTCAGCCTCGACGAGATCCTGCCCGCGCTCGGCCAAACCAAGCACGCGCGGCTCGCCGCCGTGATGTCGGGCTCGCCCGAGAAGGCCCGGCTCGTGGCGCAGCAGTACGGCGTGCCGGAAGACGCGGTCTACGGCTACGGCGACTGGGACAGGCTGAAGGCCAATCCGGACGTCCAGGCCGTCTACATCGTCACGCCGAACGCGGTGCATAAGGACAACGTGCTGGCGGCGGCGAATGCCGGCAAGCACGTGCTCTGCGAGAAGCCGATGGCGGCCAATTCCGCGGAGGCGCGCGCGATGATCGCGGCCTGCGAGCGGGCGAACGTCCGGCTGATGATCGCCTATCGCTGCCAGTACGAGCCCTTCAACCGCGAGGTTGTGCGGATCAGCCGCGCGGGCGAGTTCGGTCGCCCGCGCCTGATCCAGGCCTTCAACGGCCAGACGTCCGGCCTGCCCGAGCAGTGGCGCCTGCGCCGGGCGCTCTCGGGCGGCGGCGCGCTGCCCGATATCGGCATCTACTGCCTCAACGGCGTGCGCGCGCTCCTCGGCGAGGAGCCGGACCGAATCACCGCCCAGGTCTACTCGCCGTCCGGCGACGGCAAGTTCGCCGAGGTCGAGGAGAGCGTGAGCTTCACCCTGAGCTTCCCCTCGGGCGTGATCGCCCAGTGCCTGACGAGCTACGGCGTGCACGAAGCCCGTCGCCTCACGGTGCACAGCGCGGGCGCCGAGATCGATCTGGACAACGCCTTTGCCTACACGGGCCAGCGCCTGTTCGTGACCCGCCGCAGCGGGAAGATCGTTGCGAAAGACGAGCGGATGCTCGTCCACAAGAATCAGTTCGCCCTGGAGATGGACCACTTCGCCCGCTGCATCCAGGAGGGCCGCCGGCCCCGCACCCCGGGCGAGGAGGGCCTGCAGGACCACGTGCTCATGGAGGCGATCTACGAGGCGGCCCGCACCGGCGCGCCGGTCAAGGTCGGGCCGCCCGCGGGCGCCGGGTCGGGCCTCGACGTCACCCGGGGGCCCGAGCCCGAGGAGGCCGGCTAGGGACCCCTCCCCCGCCGAGATCCCGGGACCTTTTCCGTCCAGGATCGACTCGCTGCACGTTCGGGTCAGATCTTTAATCCGCAAAAACACGCGTCCGCACGAAAAATTTTCCGAGCCTCCGGCAAGAAAATTCCGGTTGCCAACGCTCGCATCATTACAAATACTGCATACCAGCGATGCCGCAGGATCTTAGCAAATGATCGCGGACGCTGGGAAAGCATCGACCGGAGGCGCGCCCGGATTATTGTCCGTTCGCGAACCTATTGCCGGCGAGGGAGAAGGAGACGCCCATGACATCCTCCGCCGCAATACGCGCTGAGGCGAGACCCATGGCGGGACGCTGGCTGCAGCTCGGGCTCGGTGTACTCTGCATGGTGGCAGCCGCCAACATCCAGTACGCCTGGACCCTGTTCGTCCCCGAGATTCAGAAGACCTTCGGCTGGGACCGCGCCGCGATCCAGGTCGCCTTCACCATCTTCGTGGTGGTTCAGACCTGGCTCACCCCCATCGAGGGCTACTTCATCGACAAGTACGGCCCCAGCAAGGTGCTGATGTTCGGCGGCCTGATGACGGGCCTGGCCTGGATCGTGAACTCCTACGCGACCTCGCTCACCGGCTTCTACATGGGCTCCATCGTCGGCGGCATCGGCGTCGGATGCGTCTACGCCACCTGCATCAACAACGCCCTGAAGTGGTTCCCGGACCGGCGCGGCCTCGCGGTCGGCCTCACGGCGGGCGGCTACGGTGCGGGCTCGGCGCTCACCATCCTGCCCATCGCCAAGATGATCGATGCGGGCAGCTACGCCCAGGCCTTCTTCACCTTCGGCCTGATCCAGGGCTCGGTGATCATCCTGGCGGCGATCTTCGTGCGCGGCCCGGCCGGCGGTGAGGTCAAGTTCTCCTCGCACGTGCTCCAGACCCGGCGCGACTACACCCTGAAGGAGGCCCTCAACACGAAGGTCTTCTGGGTGATGCTGCTGATGTTCACCTGCACGGTGACCGGCGGCCTGATGGCGGTGGCCCAGCTCGGCGTGATCGCGCAGGACCTCGGGGTGAAGAACTTCCAGGTGAACCTGTACTTCTTCGCCATGGCCGCCCTGCCCTTCGCGCTGATGCTCGACCGCATCATGAACGGCGTGTCGCGCCCGCTCTTCGGCTGGGTCTCGGACAAGATCGGCCGCGAGAAGACGATGTTCATCGCCTTCGCGATGGAGGGTATCGGCATCGTGGCGCTGGGCTACTTCGGCTCGAACCCCTGGGCCTTCGTGATCCTCTCGGGCATCGTGTTCCTGGCCTGGGGCGAGGTGTACTCCCTGTTCTCGGCCACCGCCGCGGACACCTTCGGCTCGAAGCACATCGGCAAGATCTACGGCGTGCTCTACTGCGCCAAGGGCTTGGCCGCCCTGTTCGTCCCGGTCGGCAACCTCCTGATGCAGGCCACCGGAACGTGGTCGACCGTGCTCTACACGGTCGCCATCATGGACCTGACCGCGGCGGTGCTCGCCATCACGGCGCTGCGCCCGATGCTGAAGGCCCACCATGCCCGCAACGGTGTGATGAACCCGGTCTCCGCCGGGCACTGATCCGGCTCTCACGAGACCTGCACGGACGAGATGGGGGCGCGGCGCGAGCCGCGCCCCGTTTCGTTTCGGCGCGGCCCGCCCGGCGCCTACATCCGTCCTTAACCGTGTTTGGCCATCCTGCCCTTCGAGCCGGCTCGGGGCGTCCGCTGCCCGGACCAGCGCGACCGGAACCGTCGGCGCCCGGGGGGATGATGAGGGATGTGGTCGACGCTCCACCGGAGCCGCCCGGGGACCGTCTCGCCCGCGCCGCACGGGAACTGGCGGGCCTGCGCGCGGCCGCCGGGGAGGAGGCGCTGCCGATCGGCATCGTCGTTCCGGTCTACAATGACTGGGCGGCCTTCCGGCATCTCGCCCAGGCGATCGGGACCGT is from Methylobacterium radiodurans and encodes:
- a CDS encoding dimethylmenaquinone methyltransferase; protein product: MNATQLTHHDLDGYGASTVVGRFRDVRRVVHIPRYSDVGPVVETELKRLERTKAPELLILTDLGLEEVAVTFIRRFAQMNLKREAERRHRLVVLDHHASSIDQLRAQKLEPQDDPERPALKRFDAGDPDTVVLIDTERCATRMAYEQRALYAPEAGEGDADLASLVAAVDALDLWRKDRPEFLGGLALDEAFWDNVSTLIPVGHPWHDRFLSGLLLALAALLREGLSPAEIEARLGAVRLRLVDDLMAGDPDDDAALTTRMRVARALARSEELFRPLSDGTLLSFGLDSGAFQRISDLIMEAGRARRVVNVQRVGTLSFRSNNETALDGARKFRGGGHRDAAGGRLQSGAAFSLADALAQVEPVLNPPAPDPDASPFAALRALKG
- a CDS encoding VOC family protein, producing MLTLDHLAVVAPTLAEGIAHVRESLELDIPEGGRHREMGTRNHLLRLGEALFLEVIAVDPKAPHPGRPRWFGLDDAGGVRADWEAGRRLRAFVARTDDLDGAVAQRPGLFGRPARMTRGALAWRFGVRDDGALPLDGLAPCLMAWGPEGNPARAMPNLGARLLAFRLDHPDPEAAAALYREIGLIDSPEIREGPVFRYTAEIETPSGPRTLA
- the glnA gene encoding type I glutamate--ammonia ligase codes for the protein MAKTAADVLREIKDNDVKYVDFRFTDPRGKWQHVTFDVSLVDDEIFQDGTMFDGSSIAGWKAINESDMLLMPDPATACMDPFFSASTMSIVCDVLEPSSGQPYSRDPRSTAKLAEAYLRSTGIGDTIYVGPEAEFFVFDDVKFGADPYHTGFQLDSTELPTNGFTDYEGGNLGHRVQTKGGYFPVPPQDSAQDMRGEMLAAMQSMGVKVEKHHHEVASAQHELGMKFDTLTLLADHMQIYKYCIHNVAQSYGKTATFMPKPVYGDNGSGMHVHQSIWKNGKPLFAGDKYADLSQECLWYIGGIIKHAKALNAFTNPSTNSYKRLVPGYEAPVLLAYSARNRSASCRIPWTTNPKAKRVEVRFPDPMANPYLAFSALLMAGLDGILNKIDPGPAMDKDLYDLPPRELKQIPTVCGSLREALQSLDKDRDFLKAGGVFSDDQIDSFIELKMTEVLRYEMTPHPIEFVQYYSL
- a CDS encoding (2Fe-2S)-binding protein encodes the protein MIVCSCNVLSDGAVRGCLDPGPACPRTPAQVYACLGCSPKCGRCARTIRSILRTALAEAAEADAHACSASCASACSLKQFQTADEELAA
- the bfr gene encoding bacterioferritin; the protein is MKGDTKVIEYLNRGLRSELTAVNQYWLHFRLLNDWGYVDLAKFWRKESIEEMNHADRFIDRILFLDGFPNLQELDPLRIGQTVQEIIECDLAAENEARALYLEAAKYCDSINDRVSKRLFEDLAEDEEGHIDFLETQLELINQIGLPLYAQRHIGGLEQIAPETE
- the ada gene encoding bifunctional DNA-binding transcriptional regulator/O6-methylguanine-DNA methyltransferase Ada; amino-acid sequence: MPVASILPTPSETPVPLDEAGMWAALAARDAAADGRFVFAVRTTGVYCRPSCPSRAAKRENVRFYAGPPEAEAAGFRACRRCRPDAAGPEARRRAMVARACRRIETAETEPALAALATEAGLSPFHFHRVFRAVTGVTPRAYARARRAERVAATLQEAGTVTAALYEAGYNAPSRFYAEAPARLGMSPTAYRRGGAGARIRFGVGACTLGAILVAASERGVCAILLGDDPDALVRDLQDRFAAAELVGGDATFEAWMARVIGLVEAPGRSLDLPLDIGGTAFQQRVWEALRRIPVGATASYAEIARVIGMPAAVRAVAMACGANALAVAIPCHRVVRSDGALSGYRWGVERKRALLAREAGECGEA
- a CDS encoding TIGR01459 family HAD-type hydrolase, yielding MTEHASIPTLSGFREIADSYDLILCDVWGVLHDGRRAHTGAGEALIRFRHLPGSERPRRVVLVSNAPRPGEGVGRILDGFGVPREAYDAIVTSGDLTRALIADRPGTRLYHLGPERDAGIFRGLDVDLVSAEAADLVLCTGLFDDRTETADDYRDTLAALRARDVPMICANPDLVVEADGRLIPCAGLLAAAYADLGGTVVYAGKPHRPVYEAALARAGELDGQEPPDPARVIAVGDAIRTDVAGARGFGIASLLVARGIHAEELGVTAEHHRLGEIADWLAAQTVRPDAVIERLVW
- a CDS encoding EAL domain-containing protein; this translates as MLRFLGRHASLLAFGVVAAVVLGPLTVFWPGAGALAVALVGAVGALAAHARATALRARCDVLSREVDGLSKRLLRAEALAAARPEPEQAGLAAEISELGVEIGLLSGIVRDLTAVVGVQDAEVARLKAAAARPPAVPAAPRPAPAVPQPIVPPPVRPVPAEPATRRPAPEPAPVPAPLPAPAPAPARPLPPRTVLPRPEPLPEAALIAAFEEDGLEVHLQPVVTLPQRKVVAYEALARLRAGTDLLAPEDFLPVLERHGRTTELDRRMLQRAATVARHLGSRGSEASVTYGLSPLSLYEPGFLRWLARLVADDAGLAGRLVLALPQASWRSLDAEQAGALGALRGKVGFVLDRPQDLRFDGAALARAGVGQVKIPAGMLLRPERPDLADIAVEDLVTALARAGIRLVAQSVEAEGDVPDLIDLDVALAQGSVFAAPRPVRADVLAAPPAEAGPPEPPEPPQRRPFRSFLRRAS
- a CDS encoding Gfo/Idh/MocA family protein produces the protein MTDDGALSRRNLLAAGAAITGALTGAVGLAGRASAAPPAPSVPADTGAVQGNRVMFPNWRGEGDKPPAPTPAPQPVARRTGYCVVGLGRLSLDEILPALGQTKHARLAAVMSGSPEKARLVAQQYGVPEDAVYGYGDWDRLKANPDVQAVYIVTPNAVHKDNVLAAANAGKHVLCEKPMAANSAEARAMIAACERANVRLMIAYRCQYEPFNREVVRISRAGEFGRPRLIQAFNGQTSGLPEQWRLRRALSGGGALPDIGIYCLNGVRALLGEEPDRITAQVYSPSGDGKFAEVEESVSFTLSFPSGVIAQCLTSYGVHEARRLTVHSAGAEIDLDNAFAYTGQRLFVTRRSGKIVAKDERMLVHKNQFALEMDHFARCIQEGRRPRTPGEEGLQDHVLMEAIYEAARTGAPVKVGPPAGAGSGLDVTRGPEPEEAG